From the Leptospira inadai serovar Lyme str. 10 genome, the window GATTTACTAAATATTGCATTAGAGAATTGTATTGAGTTGCAGTACTTCGAGAGTTCGGCGGAAAATTATTTTGCGCTTCCGAACCGGTCACTGTCGCGAGCGGGCTTGCCGTAAAGACACTATTTGATGGGGCCAGTTTAGCATTAGTTAAATCCGTTACTTGCTGCATCCCGCTTACAGAAAACCCACCGCTCTGTTGAATGGAAGTGTAAGTGAATTCAAGATCATCGAAGGATTCGGAACCGAATTGATTATTCCCGTCTCTTCGGATGATTGTTAATAAAGACCGGTTCGAGACTGGCCCTTGGGAATAACCAAATTCATATTCTCTTAATAGACTTCCGTTCACATTAATGATAAGATTATTCAGTCGATTTAATACTTTGACCGGCGCGCTTTGCGAATAATCGGTCGCGTTTGTGGATGAGAAATTAGCGCCGTCGGGCCTAGTTTCGTAATTGAATTGTATCGACCTATTCAGATACGAAATTGTATTCGGATAATAGGCTCCAGTTCCGTCAGGTGGAAGGTACGAAATCGTATATCCGTTTCCGAACGAATCGGCCACTTTATTTAATGCCCAAACTCGAATCGAATTTGTTTGACCGATGGCTATGATTTGAGAGTCCGCAGACCCTCCAAACGTGTACGTAATTCCATTTTTATCCGCGACGATCCAAGTACATGGGCCGTCTCCGCAGGTCCCTTGCGGTATATATTGGAACAAATTTTCGACTCTGGAATGAAAAACGGTTCTATTTCCGGAAACGTCCACAAGTTGACCGCCAAGACTGGATCGGAAGGAATCCGAGCCTCCATAATTGACCCCAAAGCCAGGGTCTCTTTCGATACTGTGAATTCCGTTCAGCTGCCAGCCCCAACCCAAAAAACCTTCGCCCCCGGTAGAGCTATAACTCAAGGACAACTGGGGAATTATTCCTTTTGTCCCTGGAGGAAGCTCTATCGGGACTGTAGTAACGGCTTTTCCATCCGATCCGACGACTACTTGAGGAAGCGGTTGCGGCGGAAGAGACCCCAGCATCCTAAGAACGCTCGTAACGATGCTAAAATTGGAGAGAAAGAGGAGAATAAATAAGGGTAATCCGATCCGAATTGCTAACTTTTTAAAGGATTTTAAACTTAAACTAATTATAAGACTCTTCTTAAAAACGGACATAACGGACCCTAAATTTCATTTATTAATAAATGTTATTTCGCTAAGAATCGTGTTTTCGCTTTATCAACGAGTCAATGGCAATTTTGTAGCTATTTTTCCCAATCTACTCGATAAAAATGACGTAAAATCAAACTATGGCATAAAAGATTTAGAAATATACTAGAAACAATACTCCGACCATCTTGTAGCAGAAGTTACATCAGGCTCTTTAAAGAGATAGGAGTTTTGTTTCACAGCCTTAAATGAAAAATAGACTCAAACCTTTTCGAATCCTAAACCTTTTCTTTTTCTTACTCCTCTTCTTATCAGGTCACCTCTTCGGAGCCGAGATTGTTTTCTCAAACGGAGAAGCATACATCGCCGAAACCGTGTCGGACACGGAAAAACAACTCAAGGTGAAATGGAAAGATAAGATATACACTCTCTATAAAAGCGATCTCGCTCATGTGGATTATTCCAAGAAGGGAGAGGACACTTCTTACTATTACTCTACATTAGAATTGCAGGATGGTTCTCGAATCAAGGGAGTATTCGCGGAAGAAAGCTCCGACGAGGTGACTCTTAAGACAGAGTTAGGGTTCTTAACGATTCCAAAAGCTAACTTAAAGAATCCTTCCGCATTAAGAAAAGGAAGCCCTTCTCTTTCCGACGCTTTACTCGATCCGGAGGCCCAACACCCCGAGACAAAGCTCGGAATTTATGGTGACTTATTAGTAAATTTCGGCCCAAACAGAAATCTATTTCCGGTTAGTTATGGCGGCGGAATCTTCATCGAGCCTGCCTTTCTAAACTGGAATCAAAAATGGCAAATCGGATTTCGTTCCGATTACCTGTCCGCTCCCGGCCCAAACGGAAACTTTTCTTTTTTAACGAACCAAGCCTATGCTCAATACAATAAGGTTTATAAGAATGATCCGTTTCTAGATTTCTTTATTAATGTGGGTGCTGGTGTATCGGATGTTCGCTATGTTACTGGATATACTACTTCGGCAGGAATCGATCCGGCTCTTTCGTTTCAACTTGGATGGCAAGGGATCAAATTTGGTAAGTTTCAGGTTCGATTGTCCTGGAAGAACCAGTGTATCTTTGAAAGGACTTCGGATATCTGTATGTCAGGACTAGAAGCAGGGATATTACTAAGATTATGAAATTAAGATGCGTTTTACTTCCTCTTTCTATTCTTTTCTATCTCGCATCTTGTCAAGGAAGTCCAATTACGAACGGACAAGAAACAAGTGGTTTAAAGATTCAAGCGTTTGGACCGACTACAATTACATCCACAACCGCTACAATCACCTGGTCTTGCTCTACTGAAGTCCAGGGAATCATAGGCTATGGAACATCTGGTCCCTCGAGCTTCATTTTTGGACTCGTTCCTTCCAAGCTTCAATCGATTACTCTAACGAATCTTCAATCAAATACTCAGTATTCCTACGCGGTATTCTGCGGTGAATTATCGCCTGGGGCTATGGGGACTTCAATCTTCACTACACTTCCTTCTAATCAGAATATCTTAAACCGTAGCATTTGGATTGTCGGTGGAATCGGTAACGGGAATACTCCTGTCGCGCAAGTTGATATGTATGATCCAGTCGCCGGTCAATGGTACAATTCGATCACGACTCTTCCAACTCCAAGAGCATTCGCAGGAGTCGTTTCTTATAATGGTAAAATCTATGTGATGGGAGGAGTTGCTAAAATTGCAGGAGTCTTTACTGCCGTAAACACAGTAGAAGCTTATGACCCGATCGCAGGAACCTGGGCCACACTTGCTCCAATTCCGTCTTCGCTGCAAGGAATGGTCGCGGGAACTGTAGGAACGAACATCTATTTAATCGCAGGCACAACGACAACCGACATGACTACGGGAACGATTTTAAATACGGTTTATAAGTTCTATCCTGACGTAGGCACAACCGGGGTTTGGCAATCTTACACGTCGAACACGAATATTTTTGCCCGTGTGGATATGGCCGGTTGTGCTGTGAGCGGAACCTTATTTTTTACAGGAGGTAGGCTTTACACGGACGGTTCTGTATTAAGTTCTACCGATGGTTACGCGCCTTCTTCCAACTCGACTACAGCATTCAATGAGCCCGCTTTATCGGGAACAGGAAGCTATGGAGCCGCAAGCGCATGTTACCGCCCTTTGCCAACTGATGCACATCCCACCGATCCTCCCGCCCTGTTGGTCGCTGGCGGTACAAACGCGCAGGTCACGCCTCAACCAGTAACCGCCTTAAATTCTCTCCAGAGATATGATTATTATCCGGTGGGAAGTAGTACCTTTCAAACCGGCCCCGTTTTACCCACAACGACAGCGTTTGCTGCGATGGAAATCTCTTATGAATTACGGAGAGCCT encodes:
- a CDS encoding LA_3334 family protein, which codes for MKNRLKPFRILNLFFFLLLFLSGHLFGAEIVFSNGEAYIAETVSDTEKQLKVKWKDKIYTLYKSDLAHVDYSKKGEDTSYYYSTLELQDGSRIKGVFAEESSDEVTLKTELGFLTIPKANLKNPSALRKGSPSLSDALLDPEAQHPETKLGIYGDLLVNFGPNRNLFPVSYGGGIFIEPAFLNWNQKWQIGFRSDYLSAPGPNGNFSFLTNQAYAQYNKVYKNDPFLDFFINVGAGVSDVRYVTGYTTSAGIDPALSFQLGWQGIKFGKFQVRLSWKNQCIFERTSDICMSGLEAGILLRL
- a CDS encoding Kelch repeat-containing protein, with protein sequence MKLRCVLLPLSILFYLASCQGSPITNGQETSGLKIQAFGPTTITSTTATITWSCSTEVQGIIGYGTSGPSSFIFGLVPSKLQSITLTNLQSNTQYSYAVFCGELSPGAMGTSIFTTLPSNQNILNRSIWIVGGIGNGNTPVAQVDMYDPVAGQWYNSITTLPTPRAFAGVVSYNGKIYVMGGVAKIAGVFTAVNTVEAYDPIAGTWATLAPIPSSLQGMVAGTVGTNIYLIAGTTTTDMTTGTILNTVYKFYPDVGTTGVWQSYTSNTNIFARVDMAGCAVSGTLFFTGGRLYTDGSVLSSTDGYAPSSNSTTAFNEPALSGTGSYGAASACYRPLPTDAHPTDPPALLVAGGTNAQVTPQPVTALNSLQRYDYYPVGSSTFQTGPVLPTTTAFAAMEISYELRRAYVFGGESSLNIPTNLVYWIDLTNPIGGPWTSISATMPVARFGHKAVIISR